In Takifugu flavidus isolate HTHZ2018 chromosome 5, ASM371156v2, whole genome shotgun sequence, the following proteins share a genomic window:
- the wdfy3 gene encoding WD repeat and FYVE domain-containing protein 3 isoform X3: protein MLAERREKSRATFGLTKPLKMNMVKRIMGRPRQEECSPQDNALGLMHLRRLFSELCHPPRHMTQKEQEEKLYMMLPVFNRVFGNAPPSTMTEKFSDLLQFTTQVSRLMVTEIRRRASNKSTEAASRAIVQFLEVNQSEETSRGWMLLTTINLLASSGQKTVDCMTTMSVPSTLVKCLYLFFDLPHMTEAPVGPTSQPPPPPPPPTPIQEKTPGQVQTQQELAPADRRALLQKVFVQILVKLCTFVSPAEELAQKDDLQLLFSAITSWCPPHNLPWRRSAGEVLTTISRHGLSVNVVKYIHEKECLATCVQNMQQSDDLSPLEIVDMFAGLSCFLKDSSDVSQTLLDDFRMCQGYAFLCDLMLRLEQAKEDESKDALKDLVNLVTCLTTYGVTELKPAGLTTGAPFLLPGFVLPQPSGKGHTVRNIQAFSVLQNAFLRAKTSRLACMLLDAIGNIYAADSANYFILESQHTLSQFAERVAKLPEAQAKYFELLEFVVFSLNYVPCKELFSVSVLLKSSTSHACSITAVRTLLKLAHHDPVFSDVLREVGLLEVLVNLLHKYAALLKEPTQQHPHNNDQGDCKNNTAAEEQKQLALLVMETLTVLLQGFNNTNAALFREFGGARCVHNIVKYRQCREHALLIIQQLVLSPSGDDDMGTLLGLMHSAPSTELQLKTDVLRALLAVLRESHRTRTVFRKVGGFVYVTSLLVAMERSLCQPPRQGWDRVNQNQVFELLHTVICTLTAAMRYEPANSHFFRTEIQYEKLADAVRLLGCFSDTKKLGPTSVFPSNAQPFQRLLEEEATTGGCAGDSVCPTLKHCSKLFIYLYKMATDSFDSRAEQVPPCLTHETSLPSPWGTPALARKRHGYYGATGPSAPVKALSDLKLHIANPSHPISSSSSSDTVVIHPGAVLAMLDLLPSVSSDSQPEHALDLQLAVANILQLLVNSDRNQQVLCEACLHQRLLLRCSHALGDEDHPLHPPLQRMFERLASQALQPMALREFLRLGNPLNCGAWDKKLLKQYRVHKPSSLGYDAETRNSMTLSMEGFGPDSVFTTPAEDNGQYRISRSLVRSPEGSTVPLTRVKCLVSMTTPHDIRLNGSAVTPAFVEFDNSLEGFGCLFLPSLAPHNAPTNNTNASGVSDGAVLSGMGTGERLFPPPSGLSYSTWFCVERFSSAPQAHPVRLLTIVRRATTSEQHYVCLAVVLSAKDRSVTVSTKEELLQTYSDESSEEASFYEILPCCARFRCGEVIAEGQWHHLVLVMSKGMLKNSMATLYLDGQLINTVKLHYIHTAPGGSGSTNPPVVSTVYGYVGTPPAQRQLSNLVWRLGSSYFLEEVLPATSVAAIFELGPNYVGSFQAVYLPCKDSKAEVSPASPVALVPEEKVSFSLCSLSVSTLTVAKIRKVYNKLDSKAIAKQLAVSSHENATPVKLIHNAAGHLNGPARTIGAAVVGYLGVRAFVTKPVATNLQYVGGAAAILGLVAMASDVEGLYAAVKALVCVVKSNPLASKEMERIKGYQLLAMLLKKKRSLLNSHILHLTFSLVGTVDSGHETAIIPNSTAFQDLLCDFEVWLHAPYELHLSLFEHFIELLTESSEAAKNAKLLREFQLIPRLLLTLRDTSLSQPTIAAICNVLSLLLQAFPNPYDLLRFGQFISSTLPTFAVCEKFVVMEINNEEKLDGGNDDDFGGLLSANLILLRNRLLDNLLRLLFTTKEKCSISAQACEELVRTLGFDWLLMFMEEHLHSSTVTAALWILVVLLSNQSILNRFREGLCGGGWLDHTDSVLTNKIGTVLGFNVGRSAGGRSTVREINREACHFQGFPVLQTLLPKHTNVPELYFLLMALFLQQPVTELPDSLHIHFDLDSIWTFIFGMPASSATVVGSIHNVCTEAAFLLLAMLRSMLNLPWQSEEEGSWLREYPVTLMQFFRYLYHNVTDLSPMWHSADFLCALAAAVFPFNIRPYSEMVTDLDDEAGSPIEEFKAFAGDSCMNRSQSEYCNVGSKTSLTNHPAKKYVFDFMRVLIMDNLCMTPASKQTPIVDLLLEASPERSTRTQQKEFQSNILDGVMEHLLAADVLLGEDASLPLSSGGSYQILVNNVFYFTQRVVDKLWQGMFNKDSKLVVDFIVQLIGQSKRRSQGLSLDTIYHCLNRTVLYQLCRPHKTVAQQVALLDALRVLTVNRNLVLGPGNHDQDFAACLAHCFICLHSGSSVEGFGLEAEARMTTWHVMMPTENEADATHSHDVSEGRQLLLKAVNRVWTELMHSKRQMLEDIFKVSLPCNDRGHVDITTAKPALEEPALKSWQNHLVYEKKCVGRGEALAPASQSKLSRVSSNFGLSKLTGVRRNKKENSLNKNSLSAQETFQWMFTHIAVVRDLVAMQYKEHQERQQNSLKYVTEEWASIEYELLRERGLWGPPIGSHLDKFMLEMTEGPCRMRKKMVRNDMFYIHYPYIPEIEPNTNSAQQKPLRYRRAISYDSKEYYMRLLSGNPGMYQHSVEHSTEGETTPHEPEHGEDTIARVKGLVKAPLKRSRSTADGADEDGQDQLQEQLLESGGPEEEQRTDNTSLLRLLEEGEKIQHMYRCARVQGLDTSEGLLLFGKEHFYVIDGYTMTVSREIRDIDTLPTNLHEAIIPQGARQGQSQLKRTCSIFAYEDIKEVHKRRYLLQPIAVEVFSADGRNYLLAFQKGVRNKVYQRFLAVVPSLADSSESVSGQRPNTSVEQGSGLLSTLVGEKSVTQRWERGEISNFQYLMHLNTLAGRSYNDLMQYPVFPWILADYDSEELDLSNPKTFRNLAKPMGAQTDDRLAQYKKRYKDWEDPNGETPAYHYGTHYSSAMIVASYLVRMEPFTQIFLRLQGGHFDLADRMFHSVREAWFSASKHNMADVKELIPEFFYLPEFLLNSNNFDLGAKQNGIKLADVILPPWAKGDPREFIRVHREALECDYVSAHLHEWIDLIFGYKQQGPPAVEAVNVFHHLFYEGQVDIYNINDPLKETATIGFINNFGQIPKQLFKKPHPPKRVRSKANGDIMSVPPSSNTDKIFFHHLDNLRPSLAPVKELKEPVGQIVCTDKGILAVEQNKVLVPPTWSKTFAWGYADLSCRLANYDSDKALVVYECLSEWGQILCAICPNPKLVITGGTSTAICVWETGTSKERAKSITLKQALLGHTDAVTCLTASSAYRIVVSGSRDRTCIIWDLNKLSFVTQLRGHRAPVSALCINELTGDIVSCAGTYIHVWSINGSPISSANTFTGRSQQILCCCVSEMNEWDMQNVIVTGHSDGVVRFWRMEFLQVPETPAPQPVEPDVPDCCGEEKIEGGEAQNGDDDSSDSDADEPGSNQEPKAPRNPSAGGGSQPGSTVHRPRGPSARAGASWSMDSSSDDSHRWSDTLSVDEKDGFVFVNYSEGQAKVPHPHPCNPGQSSAPQPFQPPNTDARTYNQLRTGYRWERQLVFRSKLTMHTAFDRKDNAHPAEITSLAISKDHSKILVGDGRGRVFSWSVSDQPGRSAADHWVKDEVVDSCSGCTVRFSLTERRHHCRNCGQLFCQKCSRFQSEIKRLKISSPVRVCQNCYYNLQHELGTEGRN, encoded by the exons ATGCTGGCGGAGCgcagagagaagagcag GGCCACCTTTGGTCTGACAAAGCCTCTAAAGATGAACATGGTGAAGAGGATCATGGGGCGGCCGAGGCAGGAGGAGTGCAGCCCCCAGGACAACGCCCTGGGTCTAATGCATCTGCGCCGCCTCTTCTCCGAGCTGTGCCACCCTCCTCGCCACATGacccagaaggagcaggaggagaagctgtACATGATGCTCCCAGTATTCAACAGG gTTTTTGGAAATGCGCCGCCCAGCACCATGACGGAGAAATtctctgacctgctgcagttTACCACCCAGGTCTCGCGCCTAATGGTGACCGAGATTAGGCGAAGAGCTTCAAACAAATCCACCG AGGCAGCCAGTCGAGCTATTGTCCAGTTCCTGGAGGTGAACCAGAGTGAGGAGACGAGTCGTGGgtggatgctgctgaccaccATTAATCTTTTGGCCTCTTCTGGACAG AAAACTGTGGACTGCATGACCACCATGTCCGTACCATCCACACTGGTCAAATGCCTCTACCTGTTCTTCGACCTGCCTCACATGACCGAGGCACCAGTAGGTCCCACGTCTCAgccaccgccgccacctccacctccaacaCCCATCCAGGAGAAGACCCCAGGTCAGGTTCAAACCCAGCAAGAGCTGGCTCCTGCGGACCGGCGGGCACTCCTGCAAAAAGTCTTTGTGCAG ATCCTGGTAAAACTCTGCACATTTGTGTCTCCTGCTGAGGAGCTGGCCCAAAAAgatgacctccagctcctgttcAGTGCCATCACCTCTTGGTGCCCCCCCCACAACCTGCCTTGGAGGAGGAGTGCGGGGGAGGTGCTCACCACCATCTCCAGACACGGCCTCAGTGTCAACGTGGTCAAATATATCCACG AGAAGGAATGTCTGGCAACGTGCGTTCAGAACATGCAGCAGTCTGATGACCTGTCCCCACTTGAGATTGTGGACATGTTTGCCGGCCTGTCCTGCTTCCTCAAAGACTCCAGTGACGTGTCGCAAACGCTGCTGGATGATTTTCGAATGTGCCAGGGTTACGCCTTCCTCTGCGACCTCATGCTCAG GTTGGAGCAGGCCAAGGAGGATGAGTCAAAAGACGCACTGAAGGACCTTGTGAACCTCGTTACCTGCCTGACCACATATGGTGTAACAGAGCTGAAACCGGCTGGTCTCACAACTGGGGCGCCCTTCCTGCTCCCCGGCTTTGTTCTCCCCCAACCTTCTGGGAAAG GCCACACGGTGCGTAACATCCAGGCGTTTTCAGTACTCCAGAACGCCTTCCTGAGGGCAAAAACCAGCCGTCTGGCTTGCATGCTTCTGGACGCCATTGGGAACATATACGCGGCAGACTCGGCCAACTACTTCATCCTGGAGTCACAGCATACACTGTCACAGTTCGCGGAGCGTGTGGCCAAGCTCCCCGAGGCTCAGGCAAAGTACTTTGAGCTTCTGGAGTTTGTCGTCTTCAGCCTCAATTATGTGCCATGCAAAGAGCTGTTCAGCGTCAGCGTGCTGCTGAAGTCGAGCACATCGCACGCCTGCAGCATCACTGCTGTGAGGACGCTGCTGAAGCTGGCCCATCACGACCCGGTGTTCAGTGATGTGCTGAGGGAAGTGGGCCTGCTGGAGGTACTGGTTAACCTGCTGCACAAGTATGCTGCCCTGCTTAAAGagcccacacagcagcaccccCACAATAATGACCAAG GtgactgtaaaaacaacacagcagcagaagagcagaagCAGTTGGCGTTGCTAGTCATGGAAACACTAACCGTGCTCCTGCAAGGCTTTAACAACACTAATGCAG CCCTCTTCAGAGAGTTTGGCGGCGCTCGCTGTGTTCACAACATTGTAAAGTACCGGCAGTGTCGGGAGCACGCGCTGCTCATCATCCAACAGCTGGTCCTGTCGCCCAGCGGGGATGATGACATGGGTACACTGCTGGGCCTCATGCACTCTGCACCTTctactgagctgcagctgaagaccGACGTATTGCGG GCTCTGTTAGCCGTGCTACGCGAGAGTCACCGCACTCGAACCGTGTTCCGCAAGGTGGGCGGCTTCGTCTACGTCACCTCCCTGCTGGTAGCCATGGAGCGCTCGCTGTGCCAGCCGCCGCGGCAAGGCTGGGACCGGGtgaaccagaaccaggtctTTGAGCTTCTGCACACCGTCATCTGCACGCTCACCGCTGCCATGCGCTACGAGCCCGCCAACTCCCACTTCTTCCGTACGGAGATCCAGTATGAGAAGCTTGCCGATGCAGTGAG GCTGCTGGGGTGTTTCTCAGACACAAAGAAGCTGGGTCCAACAAGTGTGTTCCCCTCCAATGCTCAGCCTTTCCAaaggctgctggaggaggaggccaccACAGGGGGCTGTGCCGGAGACAGCGTCTGCCCCACACTCAAACACTGCAGCAAGCTGTTCATCTACCTGTACAAGATGGCCACTGATTCATTTGATAG CCGAGCGGAGCAGGTGCCTCCCTGCCTGACTCATGAGACCTCGCTGCCCTCGCCATGGGGCACGCCAGCACTCGCCAGGAAGAG ACATGGCTACTATGGGGCCACTGGTCCATCTGCCCCAGTCAAAGCCCTCTCAGACCTTAAGCTCCACATAGCCAACCCCTCCCATCCcatttcttcttcgtcttcatcTGACACGGTGGTCATCCACCCAGGAGCTGTCCTGGCCATGCTCGACCTGCTGCCCTCTGTGTCCTCGGACAGCCAGCCTGAG CACgctctggacctgcagctggccGTGGCCAACATCCTCCAGCTTCTGGTGAACAGTGACAGGAACCAACAGGTGCTGTGTGAAGCTTGTCTCCACCAACGGCTACTGCTGCGCTGCAGCCATGCCCTGGGCGACGAAGACCaccctctgcacccccccctGCAGAGGATGTTTGAGAGGCTGGCTTCACAGGCCCTGCAGCCAATGGCACTCAG gGAGTTCTTGCGCCTTGGAAACCCTCTGAACTGTGGTGCCTGGGATaagaagctgctgaagcagtACCGGGTTCACAAGCCCAGCTCTCTCGGCTATGATGCAGAGACGAGAA ACAGTATGACCCTGTCCATGGAGGGCTTCGGCCCAGACAGCGTCTTTACCACTCCAGCCGAGGACAATGGTCAGTATCGCATTAGCCGCAGCCTCGTGCGctcacctgaaggcagcaccGTACCACTAACCCGAGTCAAGTGCCTGGTATCCATGACGACGCCCCACGATATCCGCTTGAATGGGTCGGCCGTTACGCCTGCATTTGTGGAGTTTGACAACTCGCTGGAAGGCTTCGG GTGCCTGTTTCTGCCCAGTCTGGCGCCCCACAACGCCCCCACCAACAACACTAATGCCTCAGGTGTCAGTGACGGAGCGGTGCTGAGTGGAATGGGTACAG GAGAGCGCTTGttccctcctccttcaggtcTGAGTTACTCCACCTGGTTCTGTGTGGAGCGGTTCAGCTCGGCTCCGCAGGCGCACCCGGTGAGGCTGCTGACCATCGTCCGCCGGGCCACAACCTCAGAACAGCACTATGTCTGCCTGGCTGTGGTCCTGTCTGCCAAAGATCGCTCCGTCACCGTCTCCACCAAGGAAGAGCTGCTTCAGACGTACT CGGATGAGTCGAGTGAAGAAGCCTCCTTCTATGAGATCTTGCCCTGCTGCGCCCGTTTCCGCTGCGGTGAAGTCATCGCGGAGGGCCAGTGGCACCacctggtgctggtgatgagtAAAGGCATGCTAAAGAACAGCATGGCCACGCTCTACCTCGATGGTCAGCTGATTAACACTGTCAAG CTTCACTACATCCACACTGCACCAGGTGGCTCCGGGTCCACCAACCCACCTGTGGTGAGCACTGTGTATGGGTACGTGGGAACCCCACCTGCCCAGCGGCAGCTTTCCAATCTGGTCTGGCGTCTGGGGTCCAGTTATTTTCTGGAGGAGGTCCTGCCAGCCACCAGCGTGGCTGCCATCTTTGAGCTAGGACCGAACTACGTGGGCAGCTTTCAGGCTGTCTACCTACCTT GTAAAGACTCAAAGGCGGAAGTATCCCCTGCCTCCCCCGTCGCACTAGTACCAGAGGAGAAGGTGTCCTTCAGTCTCTGTTCACTCTCTGTCTCCACTCTCACCGTGGCCAAGATCAGAAAAGTCTACAACAAACTTGACAGCAAAGCTATTGCCAAACAG CTCGCTGTGTCGTCTCATGAAAACGCCACTCCAGTCAAGCTGATCCACAACGCTGCTGGCCACCTCAACGGCCCCGCCAGGACCATCGGCGCAGCAGTCGTTGGATATTTAG GGGTCCGTGCGTTTGTGACCAAACCTGTGGCCACCAACCTGCAATATGTGGGTGGGGCGGCTGCCATTTTGGGCTTGGTTGCCATGGCTTCAGATGTGGAGGGGCTGTATGCAGCGGTCAAGGCTTTGGTGTGTGTTGTTAAGAGTAACCCGCTGGCCAGTAAGGAAATGGAGCGCATCAAAGGCTACCAG CTTCTGGCCATGCTGCTAAAGAAGAAGCGCTCACTCCTCAACAGCCACATCCTCCATCTCACCTTCTCTTTAGTAGGAACAGTGGATAGCGGCCATGAGACAGCCATCATTCCCAACTCCACTGCTTTCCAGGACCTGCTCTGTGACTTTGAG gTCTGGCTCCACGCTCCCTACGagctccatctctctctgtttGAGCACTTCATCGAACTCCTGACAGAATCAAG TGAGGCTGCTAAGAATGCCAAACTGCTGAGAGAGTTTCAGCTGATCCCCAGACTGCTCCTGACTCTGAGAGACACGTCACTCTCCCAGCCAACCATAGCTGCCATCTGCAACGTCCTCAGTTTGCTGCTACAGGCCTTCCCGAATCCATACGATCTACTGCG TTTTGGCCAGTTCATCTCTTCCACTCTCCCCACGTTTGCTGTGTGTGAGAAgtttgttgtcatggaaattAACAATGAGGAGAAGCTGGATGGAG GTAATGACGATGATTTTGGTGGTCTCCTGTCAGCCAACCTCATTCTGCTGAGGAATCGACTGCTGGATAACCTGCTCAGACTGCTTTTCACCACCAAAGAAAAATGTTCCATCAGTGCCCA AGCGTGTGAGGAGCTGGTTCGGACACTTGGTTTTGATTGGCTCCTGATGTTCATGGAGGAACATCTACACTCGAGCACAGTCACGGCCGCTCTGTGgatcctggtggtgctgctctcCAATCAGTCTATACTCAACCGCTTCAGAGAGGGCCTGTGTGGTGGCGGCTGGCTGGACCACACCGACTCTGTCCTGACCAATAAGATCGGCACCGTGCTGG GCTTTAATGTGGGTCGCAGCGCTGGCGGACGCTCCACAGTGCGCGAGATCAACCGGGAAGCTTGCCACTTCCAAGGATTCCCAGTGTTACAGACTCTGctgcccaaacacacaaatgtgccaGAGCTTTACTTCCTGCTCATGGCCCTGTTCTTGCAACAGCCGGTTACTGAGCTGCCAGACAGTCTACACATACAT TTTGACCTGGACTCAATCTGGACCTTCATCTTTGGAATGCCAGCCTCTAGTGCAACAGTAGTTGGCTCCATCCACAATGTCTGTACCGAGGCTGCCTTCCTGCTTCTGGCCATGCTGCGCAGCATGCTCAACCTG CCATGGCAGTCAGAGGAGGAAGGGTCCTGGCTGAGGGAGTATCCAGTCACCCTCATGCAATTCTTTAGGTATCTTTACCATAATGTGACCGACCTTTCACCGATGTGGCACAgtgctgacttcctgtgtgctcTGGCAGCAGCCGTGTTTCCTTTCAACATACGGCCCTATTCTGAGATG GTCACTGATTTAGATGATGAGGCAGGTTCTCCCATTGAGGAGTTCAAGGCTTTTGCTGGCGACTCCTGTATGAATCGCAGCCAATCGGAATACTGTAACGTGGGCTCCAAGACTTCCCTGACCAACCACCCAGCCAAAAAATACGTCTTTGACTTCATGAGGGTCCTCATCATGGACAACCTCTGTATGACCCCAGCCAGCAAGCAGACACCCATCGTTGACCTACTGTTGGAG GCCTCCCCAGAGCGCTCCaccagaacacagcagaaggaATTTCAATCAAACATCTTGGATGGGGTCATGGAACATCTTTTGGCCGCTGATGTCCTTTTAG GTGAAGATGCCTCTCTGCCCCTCAGCAGTGGAGGCAGTTATCAGATCCTGGTCAACAATGTCTTTTACTTCACGCAACGGGTGGTGGACAAGCTGTGGCAGGGCATGTTCAACAAGGACTCCAAACTAGTGGTGGACTTCATTGTTCAGCTCATAGGACAG TCTAAGAGACGCTCCCAGGGTCTCTCCCTCGACACCATCTACCACTGTCTGAACCGGACGGTGCTCTACCAGCTCTGTCGACCCCACAAGACGGTCGCTCAGCAGGTGGCACTGCTGGACGCTCTGAGGGTACTGACGGTCAACCGCAACCTGGTGCTCGGCCCCGGCAACCACGACCAAGACTTTGCGGCCTGTCTGGCTCACTGCTTCATCTGCCTGCATAGTGGGAG cagcgtgGAGGGATTTGGCCTGGAGGCCGAGGCTAGGATGACAACCTGGCACGTCATGATGCCGACAGAGAATGAAGCTGATGCTACACACAGCCATGATGTCAGCGAGG GCCGGCAGCTGCTGTTAAAGGCCGTAAACAGAGTGTGGACGGAGCTGATGCACAGCAAACGTCAGATGCTGGAGGACATATTCAAAGTGTCTCTACCCTGCAATGATAGGGGCCATGTGGACATCACCACGGCCAAGCCAGCTCTGGAAGAGCCAGCCCTGAAGAGCTGGCAGAACCACCTCG tGTACGAGAAGAAGTGTGTGGGTCGAGGGGAGGCTCTGGCGCCGGCAAGCCAGTCCAAACTGTCCAGGGTGAGCAGCAACTTCGGCCTCTCAAAGCTAACGGGCGTCCGCCGCAACAAAAAGGAGAACAGCCTGAACAAGAACAGCctctctgcacag GAGACGTTCCAGTGGATGTTCACTCACATCGCTGTCGTCCGAGACCTGGTGGCTATGCAGTACAAAGAGCATCAAGAG CGGCAGCAGAACTCCCTGAAGTACGTGACCGAGGAGTGGGCGTCCATTGAGTACGAGCTCCTGCGCGAAAGGGGCCTCTGGGGTCCTCCCATAGGTTCCCACCTGGACAAGTTCATGCTGGAGATGACAGAGGGTCCCTGTAGAATGCGAAAGAAGATGGTTCGCAATGACATGTTCTACATCCACTATCCGTACATCCCTGAAATAGAGCCAAACACGAACTCGGCCCAG CAGAAGCCTCTTCGTTATCGACGAGCCATCAGCTATGACAGTAAAGAGTACTACATGCGTTTGCTGTCTGGAAATCCTGGCATGTATCAGCACTCTGTAGAGCATAGCACAGAAGGAGAGACCACGCCGCACGAACCCGAGCATGGAGAGGACACCATTGCGAGAGTCAAGG gTCTGGTGAAGGCTCCTCTGAAGAGATCCAGGTCAACCGCAGACGGGGCAGATGAAGACGGTCAGGATCAGcttcaggagcagctgctggagtcaGGAGGGCCTGAGGAAGAGCAGCGGACCGACAACACGTCCCTGCTGCGcctcctggaggagggagagaag ATCCAGCACATGTACCGCTGTGCCAGGGTCCAGGGGCTCGATACGAGCGAGGGGCTGCTTCTGTTTGGGAAAGAGCACTTTTATGTCATCGACGGCTACACCATGACTGTGTCCCGGGAGATCAGGGACATTGACACATTGCCCACCAA TTTGCATGAAGCCATAATCCCCCAAGGAGCACGACAAGGACAGAGTCAGCTGAAGAGAACCTGCAGCATCTTTGCCTATGAAGATATCAAGGAGGTGCACAAGAGACGAtacctgctgcag CCCATTGCAGTGGAAGTTTTCTCAGCGGACGGCAGGAACTATTTGTTAGCCTTCCAGAAAGGAGTCCGCAACAAAGTTTACCAAAG GTTTCTGGCCGTGGTGCCTTCACTGGCAGACAGTTCAGAATCAGTTTCAGGCCAGCGACCCAACACCAGCGTGGAGCAAGG CTCGGGCCTCCTCAGCACTCTGGTCGGTGAAAAGTCAGTGACTCAGAGGTGGGAG CGGGGAGAGATCAGTAATTTCCAGTACCTGATGCATCTGAACACACTGGCAGGACGATCCTACAACGATCTCATGCAGTATCCTGTCTTCCCCTGGATTCTGGCCGATTATGACTCGGAG GAACTGGACCTAAGCAATCCCAAGACATTCCGTAATCTGGCCAAACCCATGGGTGCGCAGACTGATGACAGACTGGCGCAGTACAAGAAGAGATACAAGGACTGGGAAGACCCCAACG GTGAAACCCCAGCGTACCACTATGGCACCCACTACTCATCAGCCATGATTGTTGCTTCTTACCTGGTCCGGATGGAACCCTTCACACAGATTTTCCTCAGACTTCAG GGAGGTCATTTTGACCTGGCGGACAGGATGTTCCACAGTGTGCGTGAAGCCTGGTTCTCTGCCTCCAAACACAACATGGCTGACGTCAAAGAGCTCATACCAGAGTTCTTCTACCTGCCCGAGTTCCTGCTCAACTCCAACAACTTTGACTTGG gTGCCAAACAGAATGGCATTAAGCTGGCTGACGTCATCCTGCCACCTTGGGCAAAGGGAGACCCACGAGAGTTTATCAGGGTCCACAGAGAG GCGCTGGAGTGTGATTACGTCTCAGCTCACCTCCACGAATGGATCGACCTCATTTTTGGCTACAAGCAACAGGGTCCACCGGCTGTAGAGGCAGTCAACGTCTTTCATCACCTGTTTTATGAGGGACAGGTGGACATTTACAACATCAATGACCCTCTGAAGGAGACGGCCACCATCGGGTTCATTAATAATTTTGGACAAATCCCAAAACAG CTGTTTAAGAAACCTCATCCACCCAAACGGGTGCGCAGCAAAGCGAACGGTGACATAATGAGTGTTCCTCCAAGCTCCAACACTGACAAGATCTTCTTCCATCATCTGGACAATCTCAGACCCTCTCTAGCACCGGTCAAAG AGCTGAAGGAGCCTGTTGGACAGATCGTGTGCACTGACAAGGGCATACTGGCTGTGGAGCAGAATAAAGTTCTGGTTCCACCTACATGGAGTAAGACCTTTGCCTGGGGCTACGCTGACCTGAGCTGTCGTCTGGCTAACTATGACTCTGACAAG GCACTAGTGGTGTATGAATGTCTGTCAGAATGGGGCCAGATCCTTTGTGCCATATGCCCAAACCCAAAGCTGGTCATCACCGGTGGCACCAGCACCGCCATCTGCGTGTGGGAGACGGGAACCTCCAAGGAGAGGGCAAAATCAATTACACTCAAACAG GCACTACTGGGTCACACAGACGCTGTAACGTGTCTGACGGCGTCATCGGCGTACCGCATCGTTGTGAGCGGCTCCCGGGATCGAACCTGCATCATCTGGGACCTCAACAAACTTTCCTTTGTTACTCAACTCAGGGGGCATCGGGCACCCGTCTCAGCTCTGTGCATCAATGAACTGACG GGGGATATCGTATCCTGCGCAGGCACGTACATTCACGTGTGGAGCATTAACGGCAGCCCCATTTCCAGCGCCAACACCTTCACAGGGCGCAGTCAGCAGATCCTGTGCTGCTGCGTGTCAGAGATGAACGAGTGGGACATGCAGAACGTCATCGTCACTGGGCACTCCGATGGAGTAGTCAGG tTTTGGAGAATGGAGTTCCTCCAAGTCCCAGAAACCCCTGCCCCACAACCAGTGGAACCAGATGTGCCCGACTGCTGTGGGGAGGAGAAAATTG AGGGCGGGGAGGCCCAAAATGGCGACGATGACAGCAGTGACTCGGATGCAGATGAGCCCGGTTCGAATCAAGAGCCCAAAGCACCACGGAATCCATCAGCCGGTGGCGGCAGCCAACCTGGCAGCACCGTCCACAGACCCAGAG GGCCTTCAGCCCGAGCAGGGGCCTCCTGGTCCATGGACAGCAGCTCTGACGACTCTCACCGCTGGTCAGACACGCTCAGCGTCGACGAGAAGGACGGCTTTGTGTTTGTCAACTACTCAGAGGGCCAAGCTAAAGTTCCTCACCCTCACCCATGTAACCCAGGCCAGAGCTCTGCGCCACAGCCTTTCCAGCCCCCCAACACGGACGCACGCACCTACAACCAGCTCAGAACAG